TCCGAATGATGCAGGACCGGTTCGGGTTCAGGATCCTGGGCTCCATCAGCCTCCCCTTCATAAAACGTCGACTGCCTCGTCTTGTATGCTTCGAGATGCTTTTCCTCAATCCGCATTTTGTTCCCCACCTTAAACGCGGCGAGCTCTCTTCGTTTGATCAGTTCATAGACTGTCTGTTTCGAAATTTGCAACAGCGCGGCCACTTCATCAGGTGTATATACTTTCCCTGTCATTGAACCCCTCCTGTCCATCCACCGCATTCCCTGTAAGCGTTTTAATGAAATTCTACCATAAATCATACGGTTTTGTTATGTTTTATTTTGTTTTGTATGTTTTTGAGTGAATCTGTTATGAAATGACCGCCCTTCTTCAGCCAATCAAAAACGGACGGTCCGGCTGTTCAGCCTTCCGCCCGTTCATATGATTTTATGCAGTTTTGTTCAATCCGGGATCTTTACTGATGGATGACGCTGTCTTTCAGAGCCACGACTTTCCCCACGGCCTCATCGATCGCTTTCTGATCAGCTCCGAGTTCTTGCAACGTTTGTTCAAGATGGGTCGCAATTGCTTCGAATTCATGTTCCTGGATGTTCATCCCTTCATGAGCTTTCTCCATCGAAGGACCGCCGTACCTGTCCGGTCCTCCCAGAGCGAAGGACAGGAACTTCGTCTGATGCTCCCGCTGCTTGTCCATATCCGTGTGCGTAAAATAATGACTCACCGTGCTGTCAGAGAGCACCTTCTCATAGAACCGGTCTACAGCCTTCCGGATCCCCGCTTCTTCTCCAAGCGTTTCGTACAATGTCGTCATGCCTGAACCACTCCTTTTGTGCATCAAATACAACCTTCACACAGTGTAAATGGTCCTGTCGTGGCTTTCAGTGATTAGGATCACTGAGATCCGGATTCCACTCAGTCAATGGCCCGGAACTCCCGGCTCCCGATTGTCAGAACGATCGCGAGGATAAGCCCGGCGACACCTGTGATAAAGAGGATCGTCTGAATCGGCAGACCGGTTGAGACGAGGATCGCAATGATGGCAAATGCAAGCGGCTCAAACCCGCTCGATGCCAGGGAAATGATGCTCATGACACGTCCCATTTTCTGTTTTTCCGTACGCTCCTGTACGAGGGTAACCGTCGGCAAATAGACAAACATCGCCATAAACCCTGCCACCGCGACGGCAATGACGAGGAAGACGAGGCTCTCGAGCAAACTGAAGACAATCAAAAGCAGTAAAGAAAGCATCAGGGAAACAAATACCCGCATGCCTCTCCCTTTTTTCACATTCCAGACGACGATCAGGATACTGGCAAGAAATGTACCAACGGAAAGTCCCGCTTCAAGAAGGCTCAGTTCGAGAGGCGTCCCGCCCAGTGCCTCTACAAGAATCGGAAAACTGATCAATAGCGGCCCGATCATAAAGAGGTTGACAATGACAATCGCCAAAGTCCCTGAGCGGTGTACCGCCGACTGGCGGACGTACCGGATTCCCTCTTTTAAATCATACATCGCCGTGGTGACTTCTTTACGTTTTTCAGGTTTCGGATCAGTCAAAAACGGCGGGAACACAAGAATCCCTGAGAGAAGAATCAGGACGCCTGCGGTGCCAAACGTCAGGTTGAAACCCCCGACGGTCAAAAGCACCCCGGCGACGAGCGGTCCGATGATGAACATCATCTCCGTCGAGCCCTGAAAAAGCGAGTTCGCCCGCTGGAGCTGTACGCCTGTGACGATAACCGGCATCATCGACGAGACGGCCGGAAAGAAAAAGGCATCGAGAAAACCGAACACAAAAGAGATGATCAGAAGACTCGTAATTGTGAGTCCGTCATACATCACAAGGAGCACGAGAACGAGCATCAGGAGCGCCTGCAAGAGATTTGTCACGAACATAATCTGTGATTTCCGGATCCGGTCTGCGAGGATCCCCCCGTAAATCATCATCGCAACCCGGGGGATGGATACTGACATCAAGACGACACCCAACAGACCTGGATTGTTCAGTTCATCCACGACAAACCAGGAAACAGATAGAAAGAACATGGAAAAGCCGAGCATCACAAATAAGCCTGAGAACCACACAAGGAGGAACGTTTTGTTTTTAAATAAGGATTCAGTCTCTGTCATCGTCATTCACCTTTCTTCAGTTCATCGGGCATTGCAATCATTTATTTTTCCTGCGATTACAAATGGAAACACAGGATCTCCTGCATTGAAGCTGTTTTAAGTACAGCCAGTCAGAAGTCCGTCAGCCTTGGACGCAAGCCCGGTTTTGAACGGGAAAGCGGGGTACAGACGGACTTACCCTACTAATGACTGATAGTCAGTCAGTTTAGTGTAACCGATAGCGTTCTTCCTGACAAGTCAAAAAAACGCCGCGTCGGTTTGACACGGCGTCATTACTCGGTATTCGGATTGATCAGGCCATGACAGTTGCCT
This genomic window from [Bacillus] selenitireducens MLS10 contains:
- a CDS encoding group I truncated hemoglobin; the protein is MTTLYETLGEEAGIRKAVDRFYEKVLSDSTVSHYFTHTDMDKQREHQTKFLSFALGGPDRYGGPSMEKAHEGMNIQEHEFEAIATHLEQTLQELGADQKAIDEAVGKVVALKDSVIHQ
- a CDS encoding MFS transporter: MTETESLFKNKTFLLVWFSGLFVMLGFSMFFLSVSWFVVDELNNPGLLGVVLMSVSIPRVAMMIYGGILADRIRKSQIMFVTNLLQALLMLVLVLLVMYDGLTITSLLIISFVFGFLDAFFFPAVSSMMPVIVTGVQLQRANSLFQGSTEMMFIIGPLVAGVLLTVGGFNLTFGTAGVLILLSGILVFPPFLTDPKPEKRKEVTTAMYDLKEGIRYVRQSAVHRSGTLAIVIVNLFMIGPLLISFPILVEALGGTPLELSLLEAGLSVGTFLASILIVVWNVKKGRGMRVFVSLMLSLLLLIVFSLLESLVFLVIAVAVAGFMAMFVYLPTVTLVQERTEKQKMGRVMSIISLASSGFEPLAFAIIAILVSTGLPIQTILFITGVAGLILAIVLTIGSREFRAID